A genomic window from Nematostella vectensis chromosome 9, jaNemVect1.1, whole genome shotgun sequence includes:
- the LOC5507788 gene encoding potassium voltage-gated channel subfamily A member 1 — protein sequence MAHPEAYESVSFCNLDLNDRIVINISGERYETLESTLMRYPNTLLGSPIKRSQYFDQRQCEYFFNRNRQAFDAILFYYQSCGRLIKPELLPENIFVEEVRFFEIPSDLITAREELEEKLMGKNAVLPKNDHQKKIWLAFSVPESSFLARVIALWSVMVILISVIIPCVESSLLEFNETSIGNSNVLATNVYVIIEMACYIWFTIELIFRLASAPEKIKFCKQPLNVVDILTVLPYYIVLAVEKSRTGSLSVMRAARMLRVLRIFKLSRYSSGMRVLLYTFLMSLNELWMFMLFAGMSVLLSSAAAYYAETAHGRQTFESIPGAFWWSISTVTTVGYGDQYPLTASGKIVGSILSVFGVLVVALPVFLFVSNFKKVLSTKCTVVEDDSRRDQESIRRHKLGIKNFNTGKTRGR from the coding sequence ATGGCTCACCCAGAAGCCTACGAGTCAGTCTCGTTTTGTAACCTTGATTTAAATGATCGTATTGTGATAAATATAAGCGGAGAGCGCTACGAGACCCTTGAATCGACGCTAATGCGCTACCCAAACACTTTATTAGGGTCTCCAATCAAGCGCTCTCAATACTTCGACCAAAGGCAATgtgagtatttttttaatcgaaACCGTCAAGCATTTGATGCGATACTCTTTTATTACCAATCATGCGGGCGACTTATCAAGCCTGAGTTACTCCCGGAAAATATATTTGTAGAGGAGGTGCGATTCTTCGAAATCCCCAGCGATTTGATAACAGCAAGAGAGGAGTTAGAAGAGAAATTAATGGGCAAAAACGCGGTTTTGCCCAAAAACGACCatcaaaaaaaaatctggtTGGCATTTTCGGTACCCGAATCATCGTTTTTAGCGCGCGTAATTGCGCTTTGGTCTGTAATGGTTATACTTATCTCGGTTATCATACCTTGTGTGGAATCATCTCTGCTCGAATTTAACGAAACCTCAATTGGAAACTCGAACGTGTTGGCAACAAATGTCTACGTCATCATTGAGATGGCATGCTATATCTGGTTTACAATAGAGCTTATTTTTAGGCTGGCATCCGCACCGGAGAAAATCAAGTTCTGTAAGCAGCCCTTGAACGTTGTGGATATCTTAACTGTCCTGCCATATTATATCGTGTTAGCGGTAGAGAAAAGCAGGACAGGATCACTTTCTGTAATGCGCGCGGCTCGCATGCTTCGTGTATTGCGCATCTTCAAGCTCTCCCGATACTCTAGCGGAATGCGCGTGCTTCTCTACACGTTCCTAATGAGTCTAAATGAGCTGTGGATGTTTATGTTGTTCGCTGGAATGAGTGTACTTCTTTCGTCTGCCGCCGCTTACTATGCAGAGACGGCGCACGGGCGGCAAACGTTCGAGAGTATTCCTGGTGCATTCTGGTGGTCAATTAGTACCGTGACCACTGTCGGCTACGGGGATCAATATCCTCTCACAGCTTCAGGGAAAATCGTAGGCTCCATACTTAGCGTGTTTGGGGTACTCGTGGTTGCGCTCCCGGTGTTTCTGTTCGTGTCTAATTTTAAAAAGGTTCTGAGTACTAAATGTACCGTTGTTGAGGATGATAGCAGGCGTGACCAGGAATCCATAAGAAGGCACAAACTAGGAATTAAGAACTTCAACACGGGTAAGACTCGCGGCCGGTAA